ACTATGTACAGCAGCCTCCTGGCCAGCCGAAGAACCCAGGCCGTGCTCCAGAAAAGAAGCCCAAGGAAACCGATGAAGCCTTCAAGACCCGGCAGGCGGACTACAGCAAGGCGCTGGCTGACTACAATACCGCCAATGAAGTGTGGCGGGAGCAGGTGAAAGCCTACATGGCGGACAAGATGGCCCTGGATAAAATCAAGGATTACGATGGCTTCATCTTTGCCAATACCACCGGTGATCTTCAGTTCCCGGACCGTGAGGGTTTTGTCGAATTGATCAAGGGCGGCAAGGCCTTTATCGCCATGCATTCCGGTGGTGATACTTACCATCCTTTCCGGGGTTACGTCGACATGCTGGGAGGAGAATTCCAGACGCATAAATCCCAGGTGGAAATACAGCCCATTCTCCACAACCCTGCGCACCCGGCCACCAAGCCCATCCCGAACGGGTGGCGCGTTTATGATGAAATCTACATCTTCAAAAATTACGATCCCGCTAAAGTCCACGCACTCATGGGCCTGAATGCTCACCCGAACGAAAACACTCCCGGTTATTACCCGGTCTCCTGGTGCAAGGATTTCGGCAAAGGCAAAGTCTTCTATACCTCCCTGGGCCATCGCGAAGACGTCTGGGACCCGACCTGGAAAGCGGATACCAAGGACCGCAAAAACTCACCTGAGATCGCCAAAACTTACCAGGAGCACATCCTGGGCGGCATCCTCTGGTCCCTGGGCCTCGTCGAAGGGGAGTCTGAGCTGGGCAATGTCAAAGCCACGGCTGAGGCTACGCCCGAAGCAGGAAACTGACCGGGTCTAACTGAAAGCCTGTTTAGAAAAAGTGTGAAAGAGCGTCTCCTGTGGGACGCTCTTTTTTCTGGCGCTGGCTCTGGTTTTGAGTTTTCCTGAGGTCATGCTCAAGCAAATCATCAGCCGCCAGCCTGAGGATGCCTCCGCGCCTAGCGGGTGGTTTGCCCGTTACGGGTATCTGGCTCTGCTGCTCCTACTGCTGGCTGCGTCCGTTCTCCCTATCGTGGTCTTGGATTCCTCGCGCAGGAATGCTCTCGACATTGCCGGTCGGCTTGCCGTGCCGGTGATGCTCATCTGCAATCACGTGGCTTTTGTTTTATCGTTCCCGCGCCGGGTTCAACTGGCGCTCCGCATTGTGGCAGTCGTGATCATGATCTGCGCCCTGACGCTAATGGGCATGTCTGTGGCCAGGGATTGAGGAAGGCAGAAAAAAGGCCGGGCATCCAAAGATGACCGGCCTTTAAAATGGATTCGGTGCGGATTAAGCGAGTGCGTCCAGCTTGCGGGAAAGCGCGTCCTTGGACTGCACACCGACGACGGTGTCTTTCACTTCGCCATCCTTGATGAAAAGCAGCATCGGGATGGAGCGGACGCCATATTGGGCGGCGAGATGGGGATTTTCATCCACATTGACCTTCGCGACCTTCACGGCGGCACCTTTTTCAACGGCGAGTTGTTCCAGGATGGGGGTGAGCATCCGGCAGGGACCGCACCATTCAGCCCAGAAGTCCACAATGACAGGGACCGTGCTGCTGGAGATTTCCGTCTGGAAGTTGGATTCGTTCAGATTGAGGACTGCTTCGGAGGCCATAAGAGTGGGGGTTAAAAAAAGGATACGAGACAGGGACAGGATACGACGCATGAGGTAGGCGCACACGTCCGTGAATCAATCATTTTCACGTTTCATCCTGCGCTTTTGCAGCTATCCCGTGCTGACATGAGCCTTGAGCATCCCGATCCCATGACCCGTCTGCGTTATGTCGTGCACCGTCTGCGTGCGCCGGGAGGCTGCCCGTGGGACCAGGAGCAGACGCATGAAACGCTGATCCCGCATGTTTTGGAGGAGGCCTATGAAGTGGTGGATGCCATCCGCAGCGGGGATCCGGCGCAGATTTGTGATGAACTGGGAGACCTGCTTTTGCAGCCCGTGCTCCATGCCGAGATCGCCGCTGGCGCAGGCACCTTTGACCTGGATGCCGTGGCTACCGGCCTGACGGAAAAGCTGATCCGCAGGCACCCGCATGTGTTTGGTGAAGCCGAAGCGGCCACCTCCGATGCCGTACTGACGCAGTGGGATGCCATCAAACGCCAGGAAAAAGGCAGCCAAAAAGAAGGTCTGCTGCACGGGGTGGGCAATGGCCTGCCTGCCCTCATGCGCGCTCAAAAGCTGCAAAAAAAAGCCGCGCGCGTGAAATTCGACTGGCCGGATGCCGCCCCGGTTTTCGGCAAGATCCGTGAAGAAGCGGCCGAGTTGGAAGAGGCCGTGGCCAAGGGAGAAACTGCTGCCGTGGAGGAGGAACTGGGGGACCTGCTTTTCAGCGTGGTCAATCTGGCGCGCAAGCTGGGCATCGAATCTGAAGCCGCCCTGGCAGCCGCCAATGAAAAATTTGTGCGCCGTTTTCACGCCGTGGAAGAGGCGCTGGTCAGGGACGGCAAAAAACTGGGTGAGGCCAGCCTGGAAGAAATGGACGCCGCCTGGGACGCCATCAAAAAGAAAGCCTGAGCCTTATGGAAACCCTTTTGCGCTGGACTTTGGCCCTGCTTCAACCGCTGACTCTGGTCTGGCTGCTGCTGGGCATCTGGACTGTTCACATGGTGTGGAAGCGCCTCTGGCGCTGGTCCGCCCTGCCGGTCATGGCCTGGGTTATTTTAAGCCTCCTTACTTGCACACCGCTCATCTCCTGGCTGTTACTCGGTCTGGAAAACCGGTATCCGCTGCCGGATCCCGCAGCGGTGGAGGAAGCGGATGCCATCGTCTGCCTGGGGGGCGGGATCGGCCCTTCGCTCACGGAGCCGACGGGGCTGCGCCTGGTGCGTGGAGCAGATCGGCTTTCCACCGCTTTATCCATGGCTGCTTCCGGCATGGCTCCGGTGCTCGTGCTAGGAGGCGGGGGGTATAAGCAGGACGAAGTGGTATATTCAGAGGCGGATGCCATCCTGAATTTTCTGGAAAGGTTTCCCAATGTTCCTTTTGAAAGCATCAGCCTGGGGGTCTGTGCGCATACCCGGGATGAGGCGCTGAAGGTGGCCCAGCTCGCCCAGGAGCGGGGTTGGGATAAAGTGTTGCTGGTCACCAGCGCCTCACACATGTCTCGGTCTGTGGGTGCCTTTGCCAAAGCCGGCGTGACGGTGGTGCCTGTGCCCTGCCATTATCTAAGCAGGTATAACCAGATCGGCGATGTGGAGTGGCTGCATCTGCCTGATCGCACCTCCTTTGACCTGTTCGACACCTGGTTTCATGAGGTGATCGGCACCTGGGTCTATCAATGGCGCGGCTGGATGTGATCAGGCCCGTGTGGCAGCGACCAGGGCCAGCTGAGTTTCCAGCGCGCGCAGCAGGTTTCCGGGGGTGGCGAGGGTTTCCACCGTGATGAGGTCATCCGGGATCGGCACGCCGAATTCCGATTCGATTTCCATGAGTACTTCGATGGATTCCAATGAATCCAGTCCCAGCCTGCCCAGGTCATCGTCAGGCTGGATTGGGGCCTCAGGCGGGACCATGCGCAGATGCGGACGGAGCAGGGCGTACAGGCGGGCGGCAGTATCGGACATGATGGAATCAATAAGGAATCTCGGCGGGAAAGAGCTGCTGGTGGCCGCTACGCCACCGCCACACCTGCTCCATCTCCCCCTCGCGGTAAGAGATCTCGACAGGTGCTGGATGACTGAGGAAGGCGACCAGACTGGCCGTCAGTCCATAAGCGCCAACATTGGGAACGGCAAGCAAATCACCCGCTTCTACCACAGGCAGTTTTAAGCCACGGGCCAGGCTATCCAGTGGAGTGCACAGGGGACCAACGATATCCGCCGTCATTTCCCCTGCATGTGAGCGGCTGAGATTTTGAAAAGTCACCGCACTGCGGGGGATGCGCCCCAGGCCTGCCATGCCGCCCAGATGATGAATGCCCGTATCCAGGACGACAAAGGTGCGCGTGCGGGAAGGCTTCACATCCAGCACCCGGGTGACCAGGGTGCCTGCGGCGGCACACAGATATCGGCCCGCCTCAAACCAGAGTTGTGCTTTGGGATAAAGCGGGCTGGCCTGCCAGAGAGTTGTCAATTCCTCACGTAGCCCTTTCAATGCGGGGACGGGGGCGTTGTTGGCATACGGCCAGGGAAAACCTCCCCCGGCATTGATGACGGTGCATTCGAAGTCCAGGGCTGCCTCCAGGCGGACTGCCGTCTCCAGAGCACGACGGGTATTGGCCGTGAGTGCACCGACTGAGGCGACCTGGGTGCCAAAATAAACATGCACGCCCCGCAGGCAGATTCCCGGCTGGCGGACTTTTGCCCGTGCCTCAGGGTCCGTCAAAAGTGACTCATCAAAGCCAAACTGGCTCTCCACCCCGGTCATGGCCAGGCGTGCGTCCGGTGCCTCAGCCGGATTGACGCGTAGCAGAATTTGTACCTCCGTTTGGGCCGCCGTGGCAGCCTCGGACAAGCGTTTCAGGTCCTGCCAGGATTCACAAGAAAACCAGCGTACTCCTGCGTTTAGAGCCGCCGCGATTTCGGCCGCTTTTTTTCCCGGCCCGCCATATAGGGCCTGGGTCAGATCATGCCCGGCCAGTCTGGCGGCATGCAATTCCCCTAGAGAAGTGATTTCTGCCTGTGCTCCTCCGAGCCGGATTTCCTCTGCGACGGGGGGCAGAGGATTGGCCTTGAAGGAATGAAACAGCCGGGCACCCTCAGGCAAAGAGGCCATCAATTCCTGCGTGCGGCAGGCCACCGCCGAAAGGTCATACGCATAAAAAGGCGTATCATAGGTGGCGGCAAGGCCATTGGCAAAAGAGGCATCCATTCTTTAAACTTGGGGCAGCAGATTACGCAGGGCTTTCCGATCCAGCTTCTGGTTGCTGGTACGCGGCAACTCAGGA
The DNA window shown above is from Prosthecobacter fusiformis and carries:
- the mazG gene encoding nucleoside triphosphate pyrophosphohydrolase; the encoded protein is MTRLRYVVHRLRAPGGCPWDQEQTHETLIPHVLEEAYEVVDAIRSGDPAQICDELGDLLLQPVLHAEIAAGAGTFDLDAVATGLTEKLIRRHPHVFGEAEAATSDAVLTQWDAIKRQEKGSQKEGLLHGVGNGLPALMRAQKLQKKAARVKFDWPDAAPVFGKIREEAAELEEAVAKGETAAVEEELGDLLFSVVNLARKLGIESEAALAAANEKFVRRFHAVEEALVRDGKKLGEASLEEMDAAWDAIKKKA
- a CDS encoding YdcF family protein, with the protein product METLLRWTLALLQPLTLVWLLLGIWTVHMVWKRLWRWSALPVMAWVILSLLTCTPLISWLLLGLENRYPLPDPAAVEEADAIVCLGGGIGPSLTEPTGLRLVRGADRLSTALSMAASGMAPVLVLGGGGYKQDEVVYSEADAILNFLERFPNVPFESISLGVCAHTRDEALKVAQLAQERGWDKVLLVTSASHMSRSVGAFAKAGVTVVPVPCHYLSRYNQIGDVEWLHLPDRTSFDLFDTWFHEVIGTWVYQWRGWM
- a CDS encoding acyl carrier protein; the protein is MSDTAARLYALLRPHLRMVPPEAPIQPDDDLGRLGLDSLESIEVLMEIESEFGVPIPDDLITVETLATPGNLLRALETQLALVAATRA
- a CDS encoding type III PLP-dependent enzyme, yielding MDASFANGLAATYDTPFYAYDLSAVACRTQELMASLPEGARLFHSFKANPLPPVAEEIRLGGAQAEITSLGELHAARLAGHDLTQALYGGPGKKAAEIAAALNAGVRWFSCESWQDLKRLSEAATAAQTEVQILLRVNPAEAPDARLAMTGVESQFGFDESLLTDPEARAKVRQPGICLRGVHVYFGTQVASVGALTANTRRALETAVRLEAALDFECTVINAGGGFPWPYANNAPVPALKGLREELTTLWQASPLYPKAQLWFEAGRYLCAAAGTLVTRVLDVKPSRTRTFVVLDTGIHHLGGMAGLGRIPRSAVTFQNLSRSHAGEMTADIVGPLCTPLDSLARGLKLPVVEAGDLLAVPNVGAYGLTASLVAFLSHPAPVEISYREGEMEQVWRWRSGHQQLFPAEIPY
- the trxA gene encoding thioredoxin, whose amino-acid sequence is MASEAVLNLNESNFQTEISSSTVPVIVDFWAEWCGPCRMLTPILEQLAVEKGAAVKVAKVNVDENPHLAAQYGVRSIPMLLFIKDGEVKDTVVGVQSKDALSRKLDALA
- a CDS encoding ThuA domain-containing protein, whose product is MIRRTFLCLAALMAGAAAYGADAGPKKLLVVTVTTGFRHSSIETAEKVLAEIGKSSGAFTVDYVQQPPGQPKNPGRAPEKKPKETDEAFKTRQADYSKALADYNTANEVWREQVKAYMADKMALDKIKDYDGFIFANTTGDLQFPDREGFVELIKGGKAFIAMHSGGDTYHPFRGYVDMLGGEFQTHKSQVEIQPILHNPAHPATKPIPNGWRVYDEIYIFKNYDPAKVHALMGLNAHPNENTPGYYPVSWCKDFGKGKVFYTSLGHREDVWDPTWKADTKDRKNSPEIAKTYQEHILGGILWSLGLVEGESELGNVKATAEATPEAGN